The Lysobacter sp. genome includes a window with the following:
- the bioH gene encoding pimeloyl-ACP methyl ester esterase BioH has product MHMTVSGEGPPLVLIHGWAMHGGVFATLVERLRDQRTLYLVDLPGHGLSRDDATPLEFDAVCDAILSQVPAAPWLGWSLGGMFALHAAVRDPARVPALIALCSSPCFVRGPDWRYGVSAEIFREFAKGLGDDYRATLDRFVALEAFGSDHAKEEMRELRAELFARGEPAARVLVDGLRILEIADQRPMLSELRVPSLWIAGRRDRLVDPRAMRDAVALIEQAGQAHAGFAQIEHAGHAPFLTHVDEVVGHLMAFLTGAVDGGRDAK; this is encoded by the coding sequence CCGTCAGCGGCGAGGGCCCGCCGCTGGTGTTGATCCACGGCTGGGCGATGCACGGCGGCGTGTTCGCGACGCTGGTCGAACGCCTGCGCGATCAGCGCACTCTGTACCTCGTCGATCTGCCGGGCCACGGCCTGAGCCGCGACGACGCCACGCCGCTCGAGTTCGACGCGGTCTGCGATGCGATCCTCTCGCAGGTGCCGGCGGCGCCATGGCTCGGCTGGTCGCTGGGCGGCATGTTCGCGCTGCACGCGGCGGTGCGCGACCCCGCGCGGGTGCCGGCGCTGATCGCACTGTGCAGCAGCCCGTGCTTCGTGCGCGGCCCCGACTGGCGCTACGGCGTGTCGGCGGAGATCTTCCGCGAATTCGCCAAAGGTCTGGGCGACGATTATCGCGCCACGCTCGACCGCTTCGTCGCGCTGGAAGCCTTCGGCTCCGATCATGCCAAAGAAGAGATGCGCGAACTGCGCGCCGAACTGTTCGCGCGCGGCGAACCTGCGGCGCGCGTACTCGTCGATGGCCTGCGCATCCTCGAAATCGCCGATCAGCGTCCGATGCTCAGCGAACTGCGCGTGCCGAGCCTGTGGATCGCCGGCCGTCGCGATCGGCTGGTCGATCCGCGCGCGATGCGCGATGCCGTCGCGCTGATCGAACAAGCCGGCCAGGCCCATGCAGGCTTCGCGCAGATCGAGCATGCAGGCCATGCGCCGTTCCTGACCCATGTCGATGAAGTCGTCGGACATCTCATGGCATTCCTGACCGGAGCGGTCGATGGCGGCCGTGACGCGAAATGA
- the bioC gene encoding malonyl-ACP O-methyltransferase BioC, translating into MNTLFDPRQVRRAFSRASASYASAAKLQVEVEARLLESLDYYAEGREGDAQTPALVVDLGCGPGHASRAIQQRWPKAQVLALDLAMPMLRQHDAETSAFARALPDVLARLLARAPERVCADARALPLADHSVDLLFSNLCLQWIEDLPAVFAGFRRVLKPGGMLVVSTFGPDTLYELRSAFAEADAVPHVSPFASIAQFGDALIASGFRNPVLDRDDLVTRYDDLPALMRELRAIGATNALHARRHTLTGKTRFATAANAYEDFRDAGRLPATWEIISALAWAPEHGAPIREGGEDVARFPASGIPVRRR; encoded by the coding sequence ATGAACACGCTCTTCGACCCGCGCCAGGTCCGCCGCGCGTTCTCGCGCGCATCCGCCAGCTACGCCTCCGCCGCAAAGTTGCAGGTCGAGGTCGAAGCACGTCTGCTTGAATCGCTCGACTACTATGCCGAAGGCCGCGAAGGCGATGCACAGACGCCTGCGCTCGTCGTCGACCTCGGCTGCGGCCCCGGGCATGCCTCGCGCGCGATCCAGCAACGCTGGCCGAAAGCGCAGGTGCTCGCGCTGGATCTCGCCATGCCGATGCTGCGCCAGCACGACGCCGAAACGTCGGCTTTCGCGCGCGCGCTCCCGGACGTGCTCGCGCGGCTGCTTGCGCGCGCACCCGAACGCGTCTGCGCCGACGCGCGCGCGCTGCCGCTGGCCGACCACAGCGTGGATCTGCTGTTCTCGAACCTCTGCCTGCAGTGGATCGAAGATCTTCCGGCGGTGTTCGCCGGCTTCCGCCGTGTGCTCAAACCCGGCGGCATGCTGGTGGTCTCCACGTTCGGCCCCGATACGCTGTACGAACTGCGCAGCGCCTTCGCCGAAGCCGATGCGGTCCCGCACGTCAGCCCGTTCGCCTCGATCGCGCAGTTCGGCGACGCCCTGATCGCCAGCGGCTTCCGCAATCCCGTGCTCGACCGCGACGATCTCGTCACCCGCTACGATGACCTGCCCGCACTGATGCGCGAACTGCGCGCCATCGGCGCCACCAATGCGCTGCACGCGCGCCGCCACACGCTCACCGGCAAAACCCGCTTCGCTACCGCCGCGAATGCTTATGAAGATTTTCGCGATGCCGGCCGCCTGCCCGCGACCTGGGAAATCATCTCCGCGCTGGCGTGGGCACCGGAACACGGTGCGCCGATCCGAGAAGGCGGCGAAGATGTGGCGCGGTTTCCGGCGAGCGGGATTCCGGTGCGGCGGCGCTGA